One Perognathus longimembris pacificus isolate PPM17 chromosome 13, ASM2315922v1, whole genome shotgun sequence genomic window, tggctcaagtggcagagtgctagccttgagcaaaaagaagccagggacagtgctcaggccctgagtccaaggcccaggactggggaaaaaaaaaaaaaaaaaaaaaagagtttctggCACCTTTAGCCTATTaggtaaaaaaaaagtctggagccAAGGCGGaagaaaacactgagaaaaatGACCACTGCAATCTGACCCCAGCTATCCAGTCCCTACTAGCAAGCTACTAGCAGCCCTGTTGGGGCTTCTATTCTATGACCAACCCTCTCCAGGACTTTCCCACCCCCTCACCTATATTTACATCCTCAGCTACCATTGAAAGATTCACTAGGTGTCAGATACAGCCCATTACATCATTTAATACTCCCAGCAACCCTGAGGTATTAGGTATAGTCTTTTCCTAATTTTACACATGAGTTAACTACAGCTCAAAGAGGTCACATGACTTGTTAGTACCCAAGAGACAAGCCCAGGTGTCTGATTTCAGAGCCTGGGAGTTTAACTGCTGAAAGGTCTACTCCACTACTGCCACTGGAGTAGGCTCTGAACCACTACaaaaagtaaagagaagaaaagccatgtttcctgttttttcttttcctttcttcttctttttctttttttttttggccagtcttggggcctgaactcagggcctggctgttgtccccgagcttctttgtgctcaagaccaatGGTCTAtctataccacctgagccacagtgccacttccagatttttctgagtagtttactggagataagagtttcaaggactttcccgcccaggctggctttgaaccatgatcctcaaatctcagtctcctgagtagctaggattataggcatgagcctctggctcccagcagtttcctgattttaaaaagctCACAGAACACACAATATGGTACTGAGAGACAGGGATAGAACCACCTGTTTAGTTTCTCTCCACCTTCTAGCCACTGAAAGGTACTTGTTTGGTCAAATCAGGTCCATTTACTTGTCTAGCTAGCCAGATGATTTCAGAGACTCGAGATAGATAGCATACATTCAGGAACCAGGCTGGTACGATGGAAGCCGGCAAGGGAGGGCAGGCTAGCATCCTGACCactaggagaaaaggagagaaagtacAGCAGCCAtctggagaagaagaaaaggaggaatagGCCAGATTCCTGCCTGAGTCATGGCTTGGGAGGCAGTGACTACAAGCATAAGAAGCTCTGGCTTCTGATGGAAGGTACTGTCTACTGCTGTGGCCCTTGGTGACCTGCTGCTCTTTGAGGAATGGCACTGCCTCTGCAGAGTTTCATCTTCCTGAGAGCTTTCTATTCCAGGTAGTGACCAGTACAGAACCCTTTTTGGTGTTAGGAGAACGTGGTGAAGGGCTTACCTGGATACATTGGTTGTTGCTGTCTGCTACCACTATGCGGCCGCTGCTAGCTGCGGATACACCTTGCAAATTGGTgaattctcctttctcccttccccgaCTGCCTATGGGAGGGGAAGGATGAACACAGAATTCACTCTACAGTCCCTTGgaactccccctccctcctcagcccGACCCCTGCCTAAACCAGCCCCCATCTGGCTCTACCCTTGGCCATCTGTACCAACACGGAAGACGAGTTCGTCCTCAATGGGGTTGTCCTTCCGTTTGCCACCTGTGCTGTACATGGAGCTGGGCCTCCGCACGGCCTTCTGGCGCACGTGGCTGCCTGGACCACCGGGAGACTTGACGCGGCGCTTCACATCATCGGGAGAAGGGGGCAGGTCCCCGGGACGCAGGGCTCGCACACGGAAGGGGCTGCCGCGCACGGGCTGTCCATAGAGCAGCACTGAGAGGAGCAGCTCTCCTTCCGTGCGCGCCGTGTACACCAGCTCGTACGTGCCGTTCTTGTGGTCCACCACCGGCACAGGAAGGCGTGCGCCATCGGGACCCGTAATCTCCGCGCGCAGCTCGGCGCTGCCGGTGCGCACCAGCCGCCCATCTTTGTCTTTGGTTGTGACAGTGAGCGAAGCAGGCTGGCCCACTAGTGCCTGACGCAGGCCCTCGCCGGTGGCCACCGTCTCGTGTGCGGTGGCGCTGGTGGTGAGCAGCGCGCCCAGGTTCAGCACGGATCGCCGCAACCCATCCACCTCAAGGACCAGTTCCAGCTGTGCATTCTCATGAGGCCGCTCCGGGAAGACCTGAGCGGCCAGGGCCGCGAGCCTCTCTCGCATGTGCTTGCGGACCAGCAATACCTCTGGGGCCGAGCCCAGGCGCAGGGCTTGCTCTGCAAAGCTGCAGCTACTGCCGATGTGTTCCTGACCTTGGCGCAGTGTGTCTAACTGGGTCTGCAACACCTGAGGAAGCAGGAGAAGAGGGGGGCGCacacagagacaaagagggaGTTTCTGTGACTAAGAAGAGACTGTTGGGTAGAGGCATgtaaagaaacacaagaaagtgagtaactgggcaccagtggctcgtgcctgtaatcctggctactcaggaggctgagagctgagatctgaggaaagtccaggagaatcttatctccaattaaccaccagcaaaactggaagtggcaccatggctcaagtggtagagcactagccttgagctgaagagctcaggaacagagcccaggcccagagttcaaaccccatgaccaacaaaaagaaaaagaaaaaaataatgaaggtgAAGGTGGACAAGGGGACGGATGTCAGCAGCATCGACAGTAGGGCCACATCAGAAGGCAGGTGATGGAGGCTGGAGGAAAGGCAATGCTGATGGTGATGGCTGGGGCAGCAATGGAGACAACGACACATCTCATAAGAGGTCATGATGGGAAGGAGAGGCGAACGGACAGACACACCTTCTGCTTGGCTCCGCAGATGGTCTCCAGGTCGCTGACCAGAGCCTGTTTGCGCTGCTGCAGTGCCTGTTCCAGGTCCTCGAAGGCTGCACTGATCTGGGCCAGGGCCTCGGCCTTGCGCTCTTGGAGCTGCTGGCTGATGCCCCCAACTAAGGCGATAGCCGCGGACAGCTGCGGCAACCTGGGGAAGGGAAATGCCTCACACGGGGTGGCCGGCGGCTCCCATCACCAAACAAACGCCTCTGCCCGAGGCTCCTCTGGGACAACCCCTGCTTGAGCCCTCTTCTGACTTCTACTGCTGCCCTTCCTACACTCCCAGACCccttcctcttgcctctgcccgGCATCTGTTGAGATGTCATCCCTCGGTCCGTCAGCCCAGTCCCCCACCCAGTGCCTACCGGCCACGCACGGCCTCCAGCTGGCGCTGCAGGGCGGCCTTGTGCTGCTCCACCACGTCACGCAGCAGCACCGT contains:
- the Trim3 gene encoding tripartite motif-containing protein 3 isoform X2 yields the protein MEPTTPKTLTPSAQWPAALSPAPTMKTMEFYCEACETAMCGECRAGEHREHGTVLLRDVVEQHKAALQRQLEAVRGRLPQLSAAIALVGGISQQLQERKAEALAQISAAFEDLEQALQQRKQALVSDLETICGAKQKVLQTQLDTLRQGQEHIGSSCSFAEQALRLGSAPEVLLVRKHMRERLAALAAQVFPERPHENAQLELVLEVDGLRRSVLNLGALLTTSATAHETVATGEGLRQALVGQPASLTVTTKDKDGRLVRTGSAELRAEITGPDGARLPVPVVDHKNGTYELVYTARTEGELLLSVLLYGQPVRGSPFRVRALRPGDLPPSPDDVKRRVKSPGGPGSHVRQKAVRRPSSMYSTGGKRKDNPIEDELVFRVGSRGREKGEFTNLQGVSAASSGRIVVADSNNQCIQVFSNEGQFKFRFGVRGRSPGQLQRPTGVAVDTNGDIIVADYDNRWVSIFSPEGKFKTKIGAGRLMGPKGVAVDRNGHIIVVDNKSCCVFTFQPNGKLVGRFGGRGATDRHFAGPHFVAVNNKNEIVVTDFHNHSVKVYNADGEFLFKFGSHGEGNGQFNAPTGVAVDSNGNIIVADWGNSRIQVFDSSGSFLSYINTSAEPLYGPQGLALTSDGHVVVADAGNHCFKAYRYLQ